The proteins below are encoded in one region of Acidithiobacillus ferrooxidans ATCC 23270:
- a CDS encoding 50S ribosomal protein L25/general stress protein Ctc, producing the protein MTDFAIAAQPREDIGRRASRRLRRTGMVPAVLYGDGKAAMGICIEARLLRKLLPDERAYTHVITLQLPGSKETALIRDIQMHPYKEEVLHMDFLRVHAGEQVRLHVPVHFLNESTCAGIKAGGVLHRALVEVEVEAPVDRLPEALQVDIAGLHIGDSLHLSQISVPAGVTLVPLLHEDDKEVVSIHNPRTGAEAEEAPETAA; encoded by the coding sequence ATGACAGATTTTGCGATTGCGGCCCAGCCGCGCGAAGATATCGGCCGTCGTGCCAGCCGCCGCCTGCGCCGCACCGGCATGGTGCCCGCCGTGCTCTACGGGGACGGCAAGGCCGCAATGGGCATCTGCATCGAAGCCCGCCTGCTGCGCAAGCTGTTGCCCGACGAGCGCGCCTATACCCACGTCATCACGCTGCAGCTCCCCGGCAGCAAAGAAACGGCCCTGATCCGCGATATTCAGATGCACCCTTATAAGGAGGAGGTCCTGCACATGGATTTCCTGCGCGTTCACGCTGGCGAACAGGTACGCTTGCATGTGCCCGTCCACTTCCTGAACGAAAGCACCTGCGCCGGCATCAAGGCAGGCGGGGTATTGCATCGCGCCCTGGTGGAAGTAGAAGTGGAAGCGCCGGTGGATCGCCTGCCGGAAGCCCTCCAGGTGGATATCGCCGGGCTGCACATTGGTGATAGCCTGCATCTGTCCCAGATCAGTGTGCCCGCCGGCGTGACACTGGTACCTTTGCTGCATGAGGACGACAAGGAAGTCGTCTCCATCCACAATCCGCGTACCGGTGCCGAGGCGGAAGAGGCCCCGGAGACCGCCGCCTGA
- the pth gene encoding aminoacyl-tRNA hydrolase gives MDWLLAGLGNPGAEYARTRHNAGFWTLQTLADRVGASLRMEKRWHCLAATARASGLELGLCMPQDFMNRSGGPVQAMAAFYKVAAERILVMHDELDLPPGAARLKRGGGHGGHNGLRDLDRALGTRDYWRLRIGIGHPGHKDAVIPYVLSAPPPADKTLIDEAIERSLGVLPDFLCGRTDAAQKSLHSD, from the coding sequence ATGGACTGGTTGTTGGCGGGCCTGGGTAACCCCGGCGCGGAATACGCCCGTACCCGCCACAATGCCGGCTTCTGGACGCTCCAGACCCTTGCGGATCGGGTCGGGGCGTCTTTGCGTATGGAGAAGCGCTGGCATTGTCTGGCTGCTACGGCGCGAGCTTCCGGACTGGAACTGGGGCTGTGTATGCCCCAGGATTTCATGAACCGCAGTGGCGGCCCGGTGCAGGCCATGGCGGCCTTTTATAAAGTAGCCGCGGAACGGATTCTGGTGATGCATGACGAACTGGACCTTCCGCCGGGCGCAGCGCGGCTGAAACGCGGTGGAGGTCATGGCGGCCACAACGGCCTCCGCGATCTCGACCGTGCCCTGGGCACACGGGATTACTGGCGACTGCGTATCGGCATCGGCCATCCGGGGCACAAGGACGCGGTCATCCCTTATGTGCTGAGCGCCCCACCGCCAGCGGATAAGACCCTGATTGACGAGGCGATTGAACGCAGCCTCGGCGTACTTCCCGACTTTCTCTGCGGCCGCACGGATGCGGCGCAAAAATCCCTGCACAGCGATTAG